The sequence below is a genomic window from Salicibibacter cibarius.
GTCCAGCGCAATTTGCCTCACCTCAAGACAACAAAAATAATTATAGCGGTCCTATTCATGATTTGTCAACATAATTTCTTTACATTATACTGGGACATACTGAACACTTGACACACTAAACGTTAGTTTAACATATGACATCTTTAATAGCGAAAAAACGCTGAAAGGAGAGCAGCAGGCGGTTAAACGTTCTGTACATAACTTTATGAAATCCATTGGTCTTATTGTTGAATATAATCCCCTGCATAACGGACATGCTTATCATCTACAAGCTTCAAAAGAAGCTTCCGGCGCCGACGTCGTCATCTGCGTCATGAGCGGCTACTTTTTACAGCGCGGCGAACCCGCGAGTTTCCCGCGCCGCACCCGAACGGAGATGGCCCTGGCGGCGGGGGCGGATCTCGTGGTTGAGCTCCCCTATGCCTACTCAACCCAACACGCCCATTGGTTTGCCAGAGGCGCCGTCTCCATTCTCAACGATTTATTTACCGATGAATTCTATTTCGGCAGTGAAGCAGGGTCTATTCAAGATTTCCATGAATTGGACACCTTTATGCAAAATAACGACGATCCGCTGCAAAAAAATGTACGTAATCACTTGGCAAGCGGTGTTTCTTTTCCGGCTGCGCAGGCCAAGGCCTTTCACGACGCAGACCTGCCCGGGTACCTGCCTGATTTATCGAAACCAAATAATATTCTCGGGTATCATTACGTCAAAACCGCCCGTCAACTGGGCGCAAATATCGTCGCCAAGACAATCCCCCGCATCCGCGCGCAATACCATGACGAGGCTTTGACCGAGGGGCAATCGATCGCGAGCGCGACCGCGATTCGCAAAATCCTCTCCGAACATGCAGACGTAAGCTTAATTTATCCTTACGTGCCGCCGCAGGTTTATAAAATGATTGAACATTTTTACGAAAAGGGACAACCCATGCATAAGTGGGACGACTATTATCCTTACTTACAATTGTTACTTGGCACACGTCCCGCCGATGCCCTCGCGCAAATATATGAAGCGGAGGAAGGGCTTGAGAACCGTTTTATTAAAACCGCTTTAAATCAACCAACCTTCCAGAACTTCATGCACGAGGTGAAAACAAAACGGTACACGTGGACGCGCCTCCAGCGTTTGGCTGTACACATGCTTACCGGCACGACTAAAACCGATATGGACAAAGCGTTCGGGGAGGCCGCGCGGCCCCGTTCCGTTCGCATCCTCGGTTTCAATGAAACAGGACGAAAATATTTAAACGCTGTTAAAAAACGTACCCCATTATCGTTATATCACCGGCCGCCGAAGGGGAAAAACGCCCAACAAATATTGGACGAACGAGCGGCACGGACGTATTACGCCATTTTTGGCGGGGAAAAGCGAGTGGAAAAATGGAGAGACGACTATACCCAACGCCCGGTGTATCGGGAGGAGGAAAACTAAACGGAAAACATTTTGGCTTCCCATACGACGTCCGTCTCTTGACTTAAACGTCGTTCTCCAAATAATCCACAGCGTCCTGAAGCTCTAGTACCGGAACGATCGTCATTGGCGTGTCAATATCTTCGGCAGCTTCCACTGCCATTTCATAATCGGATGTATCGCCTAAGTCGGTATCTTGCGGGGCAAAAAATACATCAATGTCTGCATTATCCGCTGCAACCACTTTTTGGCCGACGCCTCCGATACGCCCGACATTCCCTTCCTCATCAATGGAACCGGTGCCGGCAATGTCTAGTCCATACGTTAAATCTTCTTCGGTAAGCTGATTATAGATTTCAAGGGAAAACATTAATCCGGCCGAAGGACCGCCGATATCACCGGTTTCAACGTTTACCTCGGGGTCAAACTCACGTTGATTAACAGGAAACTCAATCCCGAGTCCAACCGTCGGCTCATCTGCATGATGCATCGCCTCCGGAAACTCGACCATCTCAACATCCAACTCCAACGCATTACCTTCCCGATTAACGCTCAGCTGCGCAAATTGTTCCGCTTCTTTTTCCTCAAGCGACTCATTTAATTCGGTTATGTTACCGATATTTTCTCCATCGACGGCAGTAATGATGTCCCCTGATTCCAACACCTCTTTAGCGCCCATGCCGTCCACAAACTGTGTGACGAGAATCCCGTTTTCATGCACTTCAGCCCCGGCTGCTTCATAAGCCGCGACTTGGGCCGCGTCCTGGGATTGGTGCATCGCTTGCAATTGCCGGTTATGATAGTCGTCATCCGTTTCCCCTTCCATGCGAACCGCCTCTTCAGGTGTCAACACGCGGTAAGGACTTAAAAATGACCATGCGTAGAGAATAAGGTTGGCTTGGCTTTGCCGAATCGTCGTTAAGTAAAATTCCCCTTCTTCCCCAATCCCATCTTCAACCGTAATGAATTCATTCAAACCGACGGCATCCCCGGGTTGAGAATAATAATAAGGCATCGGTATTTGATAGACAAACAACAAAACGATGATAAGCCCTACAATCAACCATGTTCTCGAAAATCTTCGCTCTTTTCTTTCCTCACTCACGACCTTTTCCCCTTCCATGCCTCAATCTTTTCCCGTATGTGCGGCATATGGCGCAATGCTTCTTCCCGTCCTTGTTGAATGAGCGATTCCGTATCGTCGAATACAACCGCATTCGTTGCTTGCACGATTGGTTTCATAAGAATATCCGCTTCAATTTTTTTGGCTTTGACGAGCTCCCGAGCCATAATTTCCATACTTTGGATAATGACATCATAGATGGACGACGTTGATGGCGCTTCGGGAAAATAAGAAACATCGACCGCGACAACGAGATCGGCCCCCATGTCTGTCACGACATTTGCCGGAACGCGATCGATGACGCCTCCGTCAACGAGCAGATGATCGCCGGACCGGACCGGGACGAAGATGCCGGGGATGGAGATGCTCGCCCGCAAGGCTTTTGCGATGGATCCGTCCGTAAAAAGAAACCTTTCCCCGCTGTTCAGATCGGTCGCAACCACGCTAACCGGTATATCCAGATTATCCAGCACTTCCCCTTTTGTCAGCATTAAAAATAATTCTTCCAAGCGTTTTCCGCTCACGAGCCCCATCTTGGGAACGGTGAAATCAATATAATATTTTCTCCGAAACAGACTGGCCAGCTGTTTTAAATCATTAGCGGATCGCCCGAGGGCCGTCAACGCCCCAATGACCGCTCCCATACTGCTTCCCGCGATAACATCAATGGGGATGCCTTCTTCCTCAAATACTTCCAGCACTCCGATATGCGCGAATCCGCGAGCGCCTCCCGAACCGAGCGCAAGGCCAACGGACGGTCGTTCGTTCAAAATGGTCTCCTCCTTGCAGCAGGGCGTTTGCTTGTGGCTCCATACTTATTTGGTCTAATTTGAAACGTTCCCTCGTATTTTAGTAATGAAGAACCTGTCCCATCACCCGGAAGGAGAAAAAAGATGACACGTTCCCAATGGCAGTCACTATTTCTGGGCACAAGCGCAGCTATTCTTGCAGCTTCTCTTATGATCTTTCCGCAAGCGTCGTTTGATGCATCCTTGCGAGGCCTTTCCATCTGGTGGGACGTCGTCTTCCCCTCCTTGCTTCCTTTTTTTATTATATCAGAATTGCTGATTGCATTTGGAGTCGTAAGCTTTCTTGGTGCATTCATGGAACCTTTTATGCGCCCGTTATTTAAAGTCCCGGGAACCGGGGGGTTCGTGTGGGCTATGGGCATCGCGAGCGGCAACCCGGCGGGTGCGAAATTGACCGCCCGATTGTGGAAGGAAAAACGCATTACAACGATGGAAGGCGAGCGGCTCGTTTCCTTTACAACCGCTTCAAATCCGTTATTTTTATTCGGAGCCATTGCCGTCGGTTTTTTTCATGATCCCGCCCTCGGCATTCTGCTCGCATTTGCCCATTATGGGGCTAACGTTTTCGTCGGCATCATCATGCGATTCCATGGAAAGGAAGATGCTGCTTCCCGATCGAAAAAAAAGCTCGCTCTCCCTTCCGTGAAAGCGGCTTTTCAATTGCTTCATGAAGAACGGTTGCGCGACGATCGGCCGATCGGAAAAAAATTAGGCGACGCGGTGCAATCTTCTGTGCAAACGCTACTCATGATCGGCGGCTTTATTATCTTGTTCTCGGTGATCAATGAAATTTTGTCGCTTCTTAACGTGACTGCTGTCCTTGCCATGTTCGCCGGTATGTTCCTGGCAGTCTTCCAGTTTTCGTCCGAACTTAGCGTACCGATTGTATCCGGTTTATTTGAAATGACGCTCGGCAGCCAACTGGCGAGCCTTACCGATGCAACGCTGAAACAAAAGGTGATCATTACAAGTTTCATGCTTGCATTTGCCGGATTTTCCGCACAGGCACAAGCGGGAAGTTTGTTGGCAGAAACCGAGATAAGGTTTCGTCCTTTTTTCATCGCCCGTTGCATGCAAGGGGTTATTGCTGCCTGTCTCACATACCTATGTTGGGATGCATTATATCAGCCCGAAGGCATTGCCGTTTTCACTGCGTGGGATCATACAGTAGCTATCAAGGGCATATGGGATATGTTTCTTCTAGGCTCCCCTTATTTTACGCTCGGAATGCTATTGATTTCTATTTATATTTTTCATAAACGGAGAATGAAGACATCGGTTTAGGTCACGTTATACCGCCGTTTTAGTGCATCTTCGACGTGCGGAGGCACAAGCCCGTTTACATCGCCTTTATTTTTCGCCACTTCTTTAACAATGCTTGAACTTAAGTACGAATACTGGTTGTTCGTCATCATAAAAAAAGTTTCAATTTCCTTGTCCATCTTTCGGTTAATGGACGTCGATTGCATTTCATATTCAAAGTCGGTGACTGCCCGCAGTCCGCGGACGATGACGTTTGCGTTTTTCGACCGCACATAATTAACCAAAAGCCCGTCAAATGAATCCACCTCCACGTTCGAAAAATCCCGAAACGAATCTTGCAACAATTCCACCCGTTCTTCAATATTAAAGAGCGGGGTTTTGTTTCGATTGATCAGTACGGCAACAATCACTTTATCAAATATTCTCGTGCTGCGTTCAATAATGTCCAAATGCCCGTTTGTCACCGGATCAAAACTGCCCGGCGCTACAGCTGTCGTTGTCATTCTTGTTCGTTCCTTTCCTGATTTTTATAGGTGAAAATACTGATTTGCGTGTCTCCGAATATTTTCGTCCGGGACTTGGAAAAATGACCGAGTTCATGAACAAGTTTTAAAGAGGACGAATGTTCAGCAACAATAACCGTTTCGGGAATGCAAATCCCAAACTCTTGAATATGTGAAATATCCTTTTCAAGCTGTTGCTCGTTATAAGGCGGATCCAATAGAATCAGGGAACATTTTCTCTTTTCACGCATGAGTTGCTTTGCCATTTGCATAGCTGCCTGCTTGTAGATGTGTGCCCGCTTTTCAAAATGGCATTTTTTTGCATTTCCCCGAATGACCTTGATGGCAGCACCGGATTTATCGGCAAAATACATCTCTTCGATCCCGCGGCTGAGCGCTTCCATCCCCAACGCCCCGCTCCCTGCGTATAAGTCAACGCCCGTCCCTCCTTGAAAATAAGGACCGATCATTTGAAACAGCGCTTCTTTTACACGATCGGATGTTGGGCGGGTTTTTGCGCCCGGGACAGCTTTGAGCCGTGTTCCTTTTCTGCTCCCTGCAATGATACGCATCGCTTCGCCGCCTTTCCTTTTGGCAGCTAAGAAAGTATAAATCAACTTTCTTAGCTGCATAAGTTGGGCTAAGGCTTTCGCGCCACAAAAGCTTTGTCGAAAAGCCAAGTTTTCTAACACTATCGAAGGTATAAACTTTTCGGTTGATAGTATAAGAAAGACTTTGACTTTCGCCATTCCTGGCGATAAGTCAAGTTTTTCTAACGTTTCCATCCTATCATATCCGAAGGGCAAGTGTCAGAGACAATACACGTTTTTCCAAAGGCTATCTCGGAAACTTCGTATATTTCTTCTATTTTCTCCGGTGTCCGTGTATATTTCCCATCGGCCCAGGCTAGACTATTGGATAGCAACATGATCCCATGTTGTTAGATAACCGCGGAGAACGCTTACATTTCCCCATAAGCGCTTCCTCCGGTTTCTCCTCTCCCATTGCCTGTAGTGTTTACAACAGGCGCCGCGTACCGGAATGGTACGCGGTTTTTTATTAGCAATAGCAAAGCCCGGCGCGAAATCAATCGCCGGGCCTGTGGTTCTCACCTCTCACTTCTCACCTCTAGCTTATACATGAACATTGTCAGCCCTCGTTTGAGAGGGCTTCGATGCGCTTGGCTCTTTCTTGAAGTCCATATTCAATTGCGACCGTTTCGACCACTCTACCCCGGTTACAAACGAAAGGCGCTCGATACGCTCACTTAGATGCTCTGCTTCTTTTTCATCGCAATAAAGAATCGCGTATTTCATTTTTTTGGAGACATATTGCACATGCCCATAAGTTCGAAGTTGGCGTACATTTTTTGCGGATCGAAACCAAACGGCCAACCCTTGGCGTTGCTCAAACATAGATCCTCTCTCCTTGGATCAAAATAAATCATGCTACCGTAGTGTATCACGAGGATATAAAATGGACAATGCAGGGGAATAGGATGACAGAGGCACCTCGGACTCATGACAGCGGCATGGCAACCGGAATCTGATTGACTCGGCGCGTTCGGTCTTCATGACGATGCCATGGCGACCCAATTTCGGTTCCCGCGATCATTTCGGGTGCCATGAGCCCTGTATGACGACCGAATTCTGATTGACTCGGCACTTTCGGGTTTCATGACGTTGCCATGGCGACCCAATTTCGGTTCCCGCGATCATTTCGGGTGCCATGAAGCTTAGCATGGTGACCGGAATACGATTGCCCCGTCACGTTCGGGCTTCATGACGAAAACATCCGTGATCTGTTTCCGGCTTCCGTTATCGACGGACAAATAACCCCTTGCAATCAGTCGAGGAACATGATATATTAACAACAATTTCATAGATACAACTAACTTGATACTTTGGCCTACAACATACCGACATATACGAATAAGCGCCGAAAGGAAATAGTAAAGGATCGTCATGCATCAGAGAGCGAATGGCTTGCTGAAACATTCGCGCCACTGACGCCTTGAACCCATCCCGGAGCTGCCAGGGAAAGACCTTAACCTGGCCGTTATGCTTTGCGATATAAGCGTTGAGTGGAAATTCTTATCAGGGATTTCAACGAAGGTGGTACCGCGGAACCTCTTTTCCGTCCTTTTCCGAAGGGCGAAAAGAGGTTTTTTTAATTTCCGGGAGGGTATAGAAATTGGAACGAAAACGAATGGTCGTCAAGATCGGGAGCAGTTCCCTCGCCAATCGTGAAGGCGGGATCGCCATCGACCGGCTCGAGCGGTTTTCCCAAGCGATTGCCCACCTTCATAATCAAGGCCATGAACTTATTTTGATCACATCGGGAGCGATAGCTGCCGGTTTTCAACACGTCGGTTACGCCACTAGGCCGGTAACGACGGAAAAAAAACAAGCAGCGGCCGCCGTCGGGCAAGGATTGCTCATGGAAGCCTATCAACATGCATTCATGAAAGAAGGCGTTAAAGTCGGGCAACTCTTGCTGACTCGGGAAAGTTTTCTGCAAGAGCATCAATACAACAACGCTTACGCGACATTACAGGAATTGCTCAAGCGTCGCATTTTGCCGATTATTAATGAGAACGACTCCATTGCAGTGGATGAATTGACGTTCGGCGATAATGATTGGCTGGCCAGTTTGGTGTCCGGACTGATCAAGGCCGATGCACTCGCGTTACTCACGGATGTCAACGGCGTATATGACCGGCATCCCCAGCATCCGAATGCCCATAAAAAAGAAAGCATTGACGTGATCACGGCAGAAATGCTAATGCAAGCGGACAGTCACCGTTCCACGTTAGGGAGCGGAGGCATGCGTTCCAAACTGGAAGCGGCACGCAACGCGCAAACGTTTGGCATTCAAACGTTCATCGGGAAAGGCGATGAGCCGCGAGGATTGCAGGCCATCATGGATGGAAACGGCGACGGCACCTATGTATACGCGAAGCCTAACCATCTATGGCCAAAAGAAAAACAGTGGGTCGGCATCTATTCGCCCGTGGAAGGCGAGCTTGTCATTGACGAAGGGGCCAAGAATGCCCTGCTGTACGGTGGGAAAAGTTTGCTTTCCGTTGGCGTTCGCGACGTAAAAGGAAGCTTTTCAAAAGGAGCCGTTGTTGCCGTCTTTGACGAGGAACATGAATCGGTCGGCAAAGGACGCGCCACGATAGCTGCCGACGACATGCGCACATGCCTTTACAAACAGCCGGCTGTCACTTATATCCACCGGGACCATTGGGTAAGTACTTCAAAAGGGAGTGTTTTTAGTGACTGAATGTAAACAACAGGCGCTGGACGCCAAAACCGCAAGCCAGTCATTAGGATTGTGTAAAACAACAGAAAAAAACGAAGCATTGCAAGCGATGGCGCGCGAAGTGTTGAACAGGGAACAGGACATCCTCGCCGCCAATGACAAAGACGTTGCGGCCGGAAAACAGAATGGACTGTCCGACTATTTGCTCGATCGTTTACGGCTAAGCCCTGAACGTTTGCAGTCGATGAGTAATGGACTGCATGCACTCGTTGACCTGCCGGATCCGGTAGCGGTTGAACCGGAAACATGGACACGGCAAGACGGGCTCGTCATTGAAAACCGAAGGGTTCCTCTCGGGGTGATCGCCATGATTTATGAAGCAAGGCCCAATGTCACCGTCGATGCTGCCGGGCTTTGCTTAAAGGCCGGAAATGCTGTCCTTTTAAGGGGCAGCTCTTCGGCGGTTCATTCAAACATGGCACTTGTGGACGCCATGAAAGCCGGATTAAAGGCGTGCGGGTTGCCGGAAACATCAGTGCAGCTCATTAACCCCGAAAATCGCGATACGGTCCGGGAATTGGGACAAATGCGCGGCCTTGTCGACGTCATCATCCCGCGCGGAGGCGCCGGACTTATTCAGACGGTGCTCGAACAGTCTAGTGTTCCGGTTATTGAAACGGGCGTCGGCAACTGCCATGTGTATATCGAAGCTTCCGCCAAAAAAGACATGGCCATCTCCATTGCCGTAGATGCAAAAACCGATCGGCCATCGGTTTGCAACGCCGCGGAAACCATTCTCGTCGATGAACAATGGGCTAATGCCAATGGGAGAGCGCTCATTGAGGCTTTGCTCGCCAAAGGGGTCACCATCAGAGGCGATGAAAATATCCGACGCTTGCATGATGACGTGAAACCAGCCGACGACGAGGATTGGGCGACCGAGTACCTCGCGCCGATCGTTGCCCTCGGCACCGTTCCGGATACAGATGCGGCAATTGCTCACGTTCAACAATTCGGCACGACCCACTCCGAAGCGATCGTCACCGAAAATGTAGAAAAGGCTCGTGCGTTTCAAAATCAGATCGATGCGTCCGGCGTTTACCATAATGCTTCCACCCGCTTTACCGATGGTGCGGAATTTGGATTCGGCGCGGAGATCGGCATCAGCACACAAAAACTGCACGCACGCGGTCCTTTGGGACTGGGCGCACTAACGACCAACAAATACGTCGTCTCGGGAGACGGACATGTGAAAGGGGGCACGGTGCAATGACGCTGGCCGATCAAACGATCACCTTTATCGGTGCCGGAGCAATGACCGAAGCAATCGTCTCGGGACTGCTTGCGAACAACCGCGTAAATAACGAACAAATCACTGTCACGAATAAAAACAACGGTGAACGGCTCGCGGAATTACAGAACACCTATCACATTCAAACGACGACGGACAAACAACAAGCCGCAGAACAAAGTGATGTCCTGATCCTCGCGATGAAGCCGAAAGACGTGGACGCCGCACTCGAACGTCTGCAACCGTCTATTCGTGCAGATCACGTTATTTTCTCCGTGTTGGCAGGAACTACAACGGGCTATATTTCTTCACTCATTGAAGCCGATTGCCCGGTGGTACGGATTATGCCGAACACGTCGGCAAAAGTCGGCGCTTCCGCGAGCGCCATAAGCGGTGGCCGATTTGCCGGTGCCAAAGATGTTGACCTGGCCGCGTCCCTCTTTTCTTCTATCGGCTCGATTACAATCGTCCCCGAAGAAAAAATGGATAGTGTCACCGGCATATCCGGGAGCGGTCCGGCTTATTTTTACTACCTGCTTGAAGGATTGCAAACGGCCGCGGTTGAGTCAGGGTTAACGGAAGAGGACGCGAAGGCGTTGCTGATCCAAACGATGCAGGGCGCTGCCAAGCGTTGGGGGCAAACGTCTAAATCGCTCCAATCGCTGTACGAAGAAGTGATGAGCCCCGGCGGGACGACCGAAGCTGCCTTCTCGGTCCTTTGGGAACATGAAGTGCAAGAACATGTGACAGCGGGCGCAAAGGCTGCCATCGAACAGTCCGAGAAGCTTGGAAAAGTGAAAAAGCACGTGTGACAGAACTCCTCCGGGGGTTCTTTTTTAATGAAAGTCCGGAAAAATAAAGCCGTACGCGCGGCTTTATTTTTCCGGACTTCATGACTCGTTCTTGGCGACTAAAATCGGCACGGGAACATCGTTCCGGGCTTCATGACTCGTTCTTGGCTACCGAAATCGGCGCGGGCATACCGTTTCGGACTTCATGAGCCGTTCTTGGCTACCGAAATCGTCACGGGCATACCGTTTCGGACTTCATGAGCCGTTCTTGGCTACCGAAATCGTCACAGGCTCATCGTTTCGGGCTTCATGACTCGTTCTTGGCGACTGAAACCCTCGCGGGAACTTCGTTTCGGGCTTCATGACTCGTTCTTGGCGACTGAAATCGTCGCGGCAACTTCGTTTCGGGCTCCATAACCCGTTCTTGGTTACCGAAATCGTCACGGGCATACCGTTTCGGGCTCCATAACCCGTTCTTGGCGACCGAAATCGCCGGGCTAATCCAATTTCAGGCTTCATGAACCACTTCACCTCTTTGGGGTAGCTTTCCGCGGGTTTTGGACCACTTTTATTATGTCCATGACGAAAAACTTGTTATAATGGCAAGGGTTGCAGTATCATGTTGGAGGTCAAACGGAAAAATGAACGAAGAAGACAAGCCAAAGTGGCGCAGACGTATTGCTTTTCTTACCGAACATCGCTATTTTACGATCGTTATTATGGCGTTGATTTTTATCAATGCTGTTGTAGTCGGGATGGAAACCTATCCGGAACTTTATGCCCGTTATCCGGGATGGTTTTGGTTTGCCGACCGTTTGTTGCTATGGCTTTTCACCATTGAAATAGTTTTGCGCATGATCGCGGCCAAACCTTTTTATCATTTTTTCCGCAGCGGCTGGAACTGGTTTGATTTTTTAATCATCGCCACCGGTCACCTATTTGCAGGTGCTCATTTCGTCACTGTATTACGGGTACTGAGGGTGCTACGGGTCCTACGGGCGGTCACGGTCATTCCTTCGTTGCGACGGCTCGTCGATGCGCTTTTACGTACAATTCCTTCATTGTTTAATATTCTTTTTTTGATGGGGCTCGTTTTTTACATATTCGCAGTCATCGGTACGATGCTGTTCGCATCCGTTTCCCCCGAATACTTCGGAAATTTACAGCGATCCGTTTTGACCTTGTTTCAGATCGTGACGCTTGATAATTGGACGGAATCCGTCATGCGTCCGATCATGGATATAGAGCCGTTAAGTTGGATTTATTTTGTTTCGTTTGTCCTCGTCGGTACATTTATCATCTTTAATCTATTCATCGGTGTCATTGTCAATAATGTGGAACGCGCCAATGACGAAGAAGCGCCTCCTGTCAAAAAACAGGATGTGGAAGCGTTGCAAGCAGAAATTAGGGAACTTAAAAAAATAATGGAAAAACGAGAATAAATAATGCGGCGCGGTAACTCTAATGAGAGTCGCCGCGCCGCAGTTTTTTTCAATCATGCAATTGTGTTGCATAAAACTCATCATAAATCGCTTTGATCGCTTCGTCCCCGACGCGATCTTTCACAGCAAACGCGAGGGAGACTTCGGAAGGGCCCTGGTTGATCATTTCGATGTTAATGCCGGCTTCCGCAAGCGCCTTCGATCCCCGGGCCGCGATTCCGACTGTTTCTTTCATTCCCTCGCCGACGAGCATAAGCATGGTAAACCCGTGTTCAATATACGCGTCGTCCACATCCATTTCATTCTGGATGCGTGTGAGCAGCCGGTTTTCACTGTCCAAAGAGAACTCTGAAGTGCGTAATACGACAGATGTGTCGTCGATCCCTGAGGGCAAATGTTC
It includes:
- a CDS encoding nucleotidyltransferase codes for the protein MKSIGLIVEYNPLHNGHAYHLQASKEASGADVVICVMSGYFLQRGEPASFPRRTRTEMALAAGADLVVELPYAYSTQHAHWFARGAVSILNDLFTDEFYFGSEAGSIQDFHELDTFMQNNDDPLQKNVRNHLASGVSFPAAQAKAFHDADLPGYLPDLSKPNNILGYHYVKTARQLGANIVAKTIPRIRAQYHDEALTEGQSIASATAIRKILSEHADVSLIYPYVPPQVYKMIEHFYEKGQPMHKWDDYYPYLQLLLGTRPADALAQIYEAEEGLENRFIKTALNQPTFQNFMHEVKTKRYTWTRLQRLAVHMLTGTTKTDMDKAFGEAARPRSVRILGFNETGRKYLNAVKKRTPLSLYHRPPKGKNAQQILDERAARTYYAIFGGEKRVEKWRDDYTQRPVYREEEN
- a CDS encoding YlbL family protein, whose protein sequence is MSEERKERRFSRTWLIVGLIIVLLFVYQIPMPYYYSQPGDAVGLNEFITVEDGIGEEGEFYLTTIRQSQANLILYAWSFLSPYRVLTPEEAVRMEGETDDDYHNRQLQAMHQSQDAAQVAAYEAAGAEVHENGILVTQFVDGMGAKEVLESGDIITAVDGENIGNITELNESLEEKEAEQFAQLSVNREGNALELDVEMVEFPEAMHHADEPTVGLGIEFPVNQREFDPEVNVETGDIGGPSAGLMFSLEIYNQLTEEDLTYGLDIAGTGSIDEEGNVGRIGGVGQKVVAADNADIDVFFAPQDTDLGDTSDYEMAVEAAEDIDTPMTIVPVLELQDAVDYLENDV
- a CDS encoding patatin-like phospholipase family protein, with protein sequence MNERPSVGLALGSGGARGFAHIGVLEVFEEEGIPIDVIAGSSMGAVIGALTALGRSANDLKQLASLFRRKYYIDFTVPKMGLVSGKRLEELFLMLTKGEVLDNLDIPVSVVATDLNSGERFLFTDGSIAKALRASISIPGIFVPVRSGDHLLVDGGVIDRVPANVVTDMGADLVVAVDVSYFPEAPSTSSIYDVIIQSMEIMARELVKAKKIEADILMKPIVQATNAVVFDDTESLIQQGREEALRHMPHIREKIEAWKGKRS
- the ylbJ gene encoding sporulation integral membrane protein YlbJ, whose translation is MTRSQWQSLFLGTSAAILAASLMIFPQASFDASLRGLSIWWDVVFPSLLPFFIISELLIAFGVVSFLGAFMEPFMRPLFKVPGTGGFVWAMGIASGNPAGAKLTARLWKEKRITTMEGERLVSFTTASNPLFLFGAIAVGFFHDPALGILLAFAHYGANVFVGIIMRFHGKEDAASRSKKKLALPSVKAAFQLLHEERLRDDRPIGKKLGDAVQSSVQTLLMIGGFIILFSVINEILSLLNVTAVLAMFAGMFLAVFQFSSELSVPIVSGLFEMTLGSQLASLTDATLKQKVIITSFMLAFAGFSAQAQAGSLLAETEIRFRPFFIARCMQGVIAACLTYLCWDALYQPEGIAVFTAWDHTVAIKGIWDMFLLGSPYFTLGMLLISIYIFHKRRMKTSV
- the coaD gene encoding pantetheine-phosphate adenylyltransferase, translating into MTTTAVAPGSFDPVTNGHLDIIERSTRIFDKVIVAVLINRNKTPLFNIEERVELLQDSFRDFSNVEVDSFDGLLVNYVRSKNANVIVRGLRAVTDFEYEMQSTSINRKMDKEIETFFMMTNNQYSYLSSSIVKEVAKNKGDVNGLVPPHVEDALKRRYNVT
- the rsmD gene encoding 16S rRNA (guanine(966)-N(2))-methyltransferase RsmD; the protein is METLEKLDLSPGMAKVKVFLILSTEKFIPSIVLENLAFRQSFCGAKALAQLMQLRKLIYTFLAAKRKGGEAMRIIAGSRKGTRLKAVPGAKTRPTSDRVKEALFQMIGPYFQGGTGVDLYAGSGALGMEALSRGIEEMYFADKSGAAIKVIRGNAKKCHFEKRAHIYKQAAMQMAKQLMREKRKCSLILLDPPYNEQQLEKDISHIQEFGICIPETVIVAEHSSSLKLVHELGHFSKSRTKIFGDTQISIFTYKNQERNEQE
- a CDS encoding YlbG family protein is translated as MFEQRQGLAVWFRSAKNVRQLRTYGHVQYVSKKMKYAILYCDEKEAEHLSERIERLSFVTGVEWSKRSQLNMDFKKEPSASKPSQTRADNVHV
- the proB gene encoding glutamate 5-kinase — its product is MERKRMVVKIGSSSLANREGGIAIDRLERFSQAIAHLHNQGHELILITSGAIAAGFQHVGYATRPVTTEKKQAAAAVGQGLLMEAYQHAFMKEGVKVGQLLLTRESFLQEHQYNNAYATLQELLKRRILPIINENDSIAVDELTFGDNDWLASLVSGLIKADALALLTDVNGVYDRHPQHPNAHKKESIDVITAEMLMQADSHRSTLGSGGMRSKLEAARNAQTFGIQTFIGKGDEPRGLQAIMDGNGDGTYVYAKPNHLWPKEKQWVGIYSPVEGELVIDEGAKNALLYGGKSLLSVGVRDVKGSFSKGAVVAVFDEEHESVGKGRATIAADDMRTCLYKQPAVTYIHRDHWVSTSKGSVFSD
- a CDS encoding glutamate-5-semialdehyde dehydrogenase, with the protein product MTECKQQALDAKTASQSLGLCKTTEKNEALQAMAREVLNREQDILAANDKDVAAGKQNGLSDYLLDRLRLSPERLQSMSNGLHALVDLPDPVAVEPETWTRQDGLVIENRRVPLGVIAMIYEARPNVTVDAAGLCLKAGNAVLLRGSSSAVHSNMALVDAMKAGLKACGLPETSVQLINPENRDTVRELGQMRGLVDVIIPRGGAGLIQTVLEQSSVPVIETGVGNCHVYIEASAKKDMAISIAVDAKTDRPSVCNAAETILVDEQWANANGRALIEALLAKGVTIRGDENIRRLHDDVKPADDEDWATEYLAPIVALGTVPDTDAAIAHVQQFGTTHSEAIVTENVEKARAFQNQIDASGVYHNASTRFTDGAEFGFGAEIGISTQKLHARGPLGLGALTTNKYVVSGDGHVKGGTVQ
- the proC gene encoding pyrroline-5-carboxylate reductase, with protein sequence MTLADQTITFIGAGAMTEAIVSGLLANNRVNNEQITVTNKNNGERLAELQNTYHIQTTTDKQQAAEQSDVLILAMKPKDVDAALERLQPSIRADHVIFSVLAGTTTGYISSLIEADCPVVRIMPNTSAKVGASASAISGGRFAGAKDVDLAASLFSSIGSITIVPEEKMDSVTGISGSGPAYFYYLLEGLQTAAVESGLTEEDAKALLIQTMQGAAKRWGQTSKSLQSLYEEVMSPGGTTEAAFSVLWEHEVQEHVTAGAKAAIEQSEKLGKVKKHV